The following coding sequences lie in one uncultured Mailhella sp. genomic window:
- a CDS encoding phosphoribosylformylglycinamidine synthase: protein MVRRIYVEKKPALRHEAGAILGELRTLLGISSLTGLRLVNRYDVEGLDEDVFQRAVKTVFSEPQVDDAGETLPEGDYTAFAVEYLPGQFDQRADSASQCIQLMTRGERPAVRTARVFLLSGDLSEADVEKIKRYLINPVEAREAGLDPVETLRVEYEVPTSVSTVEGFTTLDEAGLSALLDQLGLAMDLDDLKFLQAHFRDEEKRDPTITEVRVVDTYWSDHCRHTTFSTHIDGVEILDEKTLAAYERYLAARREVYGEEKAALRPQTLMDMATIAAKTLKKRGLLGNMDQSEEINACSIHVTATVDGEEQDWLLMFKNETHNHPTEIEPFGGAATCIGGCIRDPLSGRAYVYQAMRVTGCGDPRTPVSETIPGKLPQRKLAQTAASGYSSYGNQIGLATGMVSEVYHQGYVAKHLEVGAVVAAAPAVNVVRKRPEPGDVVILLGGRTGRDGIGGATGSSKSHNRKSLVTMASEVQKGNAPEERKIQRLFRNGDVTRLVKRCNDFGAGGVSVAIGELAPGLEIRLDAVRKKYEGLDGTELAISESQERMACVVAAKDAPAFIEAAEKENLEAYQVAVVTESPRMVMNWQGKTIVDLSRAFLDTNGASKHTRVRVESKDRSALDAPAASSLRETASSLKCASRRGLAERFDSTIGAGSVLMPFGGVRQRTPAQVMAALLPVLPGHETRDCSVMAWGFDADQMSVDPYEGAYRSVVTSVARLVAAGCDYRKAYLTLQEYFEKLRDEPERWGKPFAALLGALDAQLDLNVAAIGGKDSMSGSFLDMDVPPTLISFAVAPAKTDDVLSPEFKEAGHPVCLLAPASADAEGFKACWDAFAALHAAGRVKAAWAVENSVAEAIMNMSFGNGIGFESCADIDWHRPMPGAIVAELTEESGLRLGVTTEKAVISLGSDSASIEELLALNEGVLEDIYPNRTAKDEASVPLITSDRQPAARPRTGSARPRVVIPVFPGTNCEYDSARAVMRAGLEPEIIVLRNQSAAEVSESAARFARAVRESQIIFVPGGFSGGDEPEGSGKFITAFFRNPEVTDATMDLLKQRDGLMLGICNGFQALIKLGLVPFGEIIDTDASCPTLTFNVIGRHQSKIVRTRVSSRLSPWLKNVNTGDIVSVPVSHGEGRFLCEPALLEKLRANGQIATQYVDLDGHPTMDVDFNPNGSVWAVEGITSPDGRVLGKMGHSERTGATLYKNVPGNYDLHLFESARDYFSL, encoded by the coding sequence ATGGTAAGACGCATTTATGTAGAGAAAAAGCCCGCCCTCCGACACGAGGCCGGAGCGATTCTCGGAGAACTCCGCACCCTGCTCGGCATCTCTTCCCTGACCGGTCTGCGGCTCGTCAACCGCTACGACGTGGAAGGTCTGGACGAAGACGTGTTTCAGCGCGCGGTGAAAACCGTGTTTTCCGAACCGCAGGTGGACGACGCCGGCGAAACCCTGCCCGAAGGCGACTACACCGCCTTTGCCGTGGAATACCTGCCCGGTCAGTTCGATCAGCGGGCCGATTCCGCGAGTCAGTGCATCCAGCTCATGACCCGGGGCGAACGCCCCGCCGTGCGCACGGCGCGCGTGTTCCTGCTCTCCGGCGATCTCTCCGAAGCCGACGTGGAAAAGATCAAGCGCTACCTCATCAACCCCGTGGAAGCGCGCGAAGCCGGCCTTGATCCCGTGGAAACCCTGCGCGTGGAATACGAAGTGCCCACCAGCGTGAGCACCGTGGAAGGCTTCACCACGCTCGACGAAGCCGGTCTTTCCGCCCTGCTCGATCAGCTCGGCCTCGCCATGGACCTCGATGACCTCAAGTTCCTGCAGGCCCATTTCCGCGACGAGGAAAAGCGCGATCCCACCATCACCGAAGTGCGCGTGGTGGACACCTACTGGTCCGATCACTGCCGCCACACCACCTTCTCCACCCACATCGACGGCGTGGAAATTCTGGACGAAAAAACGCTGGCCGCCTATGAGCGCTACCTTGCCGCCCGCAGGGAAGTGTACGGCGAAGAAAAGGCGGCCCTGCGTCCGCAGACCCTCATGGACATGGCCACCATCGCCGCCAAGACCCTGAAAAAGCGCGGCCTGCTCGGCAACATGGATCAGAGCGAGGAAATCAACGCCTGCTCCATCCACGTGACCGCCACCGTGGACGGCGAAGAGCAGGACTGGCTGCTCATGTTCAAGAACGAAACCCACAACCATCCCACCGAAATCGAACCCTTCGGCGGCGCGGCCACCTGCATAGGCGGCTGCATCCGCGATCCGCTCTCCGGCCGCGCCTACGTCTATCAGGCCATGCGCGTCACCGGCTGCGGCGATCCGCGCACGCCCGTTTCCGAAACCATTCCCGGCAAGCTCCCCCAGCGCAAGCTCGCCCAGACGGCCGCCTCGGGCTATTCCTCCTACGGCAACCAGATAGGTCTTGCCACGGGCATGGTTTCCGAAGTCTACCATCAGGGCTACGTGGCCAAGCATCTGGAAGTGGGCGCCGTGGTGGCCGCGGCTCCGGCCGTCAACGTGGTGCGCAAGCGTCCCGAACCCGGCGACGTGGTCATTCTGCTCGGCGGACGCACCGGCCGCGACGGCATCGGCGGGGCCACCGGCTCCTCCAAGAGCCACAACCGCAAGTCCCTCGTCACCATGGCCTCGGAAGTGCAGAAGGGCAACGCGCCCGAAGAACGCAAAATCCAGCGCCTGTTCAGAAACGGCGACGTCACCCGCCTCGTCAAGCGCTGCAACGACTTCGGCGCGGGCGGCGTTTCCGTGGCCATAGGCGAACTCGCCCCCGGCCTTGAAATCCGTCTCGACGCCGTGCGCAAGAAGTACGAAGGCCTCGACGGCACCGAACTCGCCATTTCCGAATCGCAGGAACGCATGGCCTGCGTGGTGGCCGCCAAGGACGCCCCCGCCTTCATCGAAGCCGCGGAAAAGGAAAATCTCGAAGCCTATCAGGTGGCCGTGGTCACGGAATCTCCGCGCATGGTCATGAACTGGCAGGGCAAAACCATCGTCGATCTTTCCCGCGCCTTCCTCGACACCAACGGCGCATCCAAGCACACCCGCGTGCGCGTGGAATCCAAGGACCGCTCCGCCCTCGACGCCCCCGCAGCCTCCAGCCTGCGGGAAACGGCCTCCAGCCTCAAATGCGCCTCGCGCCGCGGCCTTGCCGAACGCTTCGACTCCACCATCGGCGCAGGTTCCGTGCTCATGCCCTTCGGCGGCGTGCGTCAGCGCACGCCCGCGCAGGTCATGGCCGCGCTGCTGCCCGTGCTGCCCGGACACGAAACCAGAGATTGCTCCGTCATGGCCTGGGGCTTCGACGCCGATCAGATGAGCGTCGATCCCTACGAAGGCGCGTACCGTTCCGTGGTCACGTCCGTCGCCCGCCTCGTCGCCGCAGGCTGCGACTACCGCAAGGCCTATCTCACCCTGCAGGAATACTTTGAAAAGCTCCGCGACGAGCCGGAACGCTGGGGCAAGCCCTTTGCCGCGCTCCTCGGCGCGCTCGACGCGCAGCTCGATCTCAACGTGGCGGCCATAGGCGGCAAGGACTCCATGTCCGGCTCCTTCCTCGACATGGACGTGCCCCCCACCCTCATTTCCTTTGCCGTAGCTCCGGCCAAAACCGACGACGTGCTCTCGCCCGAATTCAAGGAGGCCGGACACCCCGTCTGCCTGCTCGCGCCCGCCTCGGCAGACGCCGAAGGCTTCAAGGCCTGCTGGGACGCCTTTGCCGCCCTGCACGCCGCAGGCAGGGTGAAGGCCGCCTGGGCCGTGGAAAACAGCGTGGCCGAAGCGATCATGAACATGTCGTTCGGCAACGGCATCGGCTTTGAGTCCTGCGCCGACATCGACTGGCATCGTCCCATGCCCGGAGCCATCGTGGCCGAACTGACCGAAGAGAGCGGCCTGCGCCTCGGCGTCACCACGGAAAAGGCCGTGATCAGCCTCGGCTCGGACAGCGCCTCCATCGAGGAACTGCTCGCCCTGAACGAAGGCGTGCTGGAAGACATCTACCCGAACCGCACCGCGAAGGACGAAGCCTCCGTGCCGCTCATCACCTCGGACAGGCAGCCCGCGGCCAGACCCCGCACGGGCTCGGCCAGACCGCGCGTGGTCATTCCCGTGTTCCCCGGCACCAACTGCGAATACGACAGCGCCCGCGCCGTCATGCGCGCCGGTCTCGAACCGGAAATCATCGTGCTGCGCAACCAGTCCGCGGCCGAGGTTTCGGAATCGGCCGCGCGCTTTGCCCGCGCCGTGCGCGAAAGCCAGATCATCTTCGTGCCCGGCGGCTTCTCCGGCGGCGACGAACCCGAAGGTTCCGGCAAGTTCATCACGGCCTTCTTCCGCAATCCCGAAGTGACCGACGCCACCATGGATCTGCTCAAGCAGCGCGACGGCCTCATGCTCGGCATCTGCAACGGCTTCCAGGCGCTCATCAAGCTCGGCCTCGTGCCCTTCGGCGAAATCATCGACACCGACGCTTCCTGCCCCACCCTCACCTTCAACGTCATCGGACGCCATCAGTCGAAAATCGTGCGCACGCGCGTCTCTTCGCGGCTCTCCCCCTGGCTGAAGAACGTGAACACGGGCGACATCGTCTCGGTGCCCGTGTCACACGGCGAAGGCCGCTTCCTGTGCGAACCTGCGCTGCTTGAAAAGCTCAGGGCAAACGGACAGATCGCCACCCAGTACGTGGATCTCGACGGCCATCCCACCATGGACGTGGACTTCAACCCCAACGGCTCCGTCTGGGCCGTGGAAGGCATCACTTCCCCGGACGGACGCGTGCTCGGCAAGATGGGACACTCCGAACGCACGGGCGCTACCCTTTACAAGAACGTGCCCGGCAACTACGATCTCCATCTCTTCGAGTCTGCCAGGGACTACTTCAGCCTCTAG
- a CDS encoding N-acetylmuramoyl-L-alanine amidase translates to MSQKRRLFFLVCLACCLFFCLSAGALAANPPDYERAKAQLARLQKGSPGANSWQACADEFRKVYDNNPQWNLRVAALFRSGVALEEKARVTKSAVDARKAASVYEQSAKKFPSSALADDALFRAAVVYNELLNDQKKARVHLEHIARRYFRADHAKIAAVYREEMDKSGKNARAPAGQKESARETTTVSRPPSGAGAHRLAAQLGLSVRTIIIDPGHGGRDPGAMHNGVVEQDVNLDVARRLKTILEKLGYKVHLTRTGNKWVSLSERVDFSRRNKGDLFISIHVNASENTGISGLETYILDFARSSSVSRLATVENADSGRLGDMDKILTEILTGARTTESRRLADRIQKNTLSYLKRNGVSTRDGGVKGAPFFVLVGSSMPSVLVELGYSTNTKEASRLKSSKHRQRLAQGLANGIHAYARSLLGK, encoded by the coding sequence ATGTCCCAGAAACGCCGCCTCTTTTTTCTCGTCTGCCTGGCCTGCTGTCTGTTTTTCTGCCTGTCCGCCGGGGCTCTGGCCGCCAATCCGCCCGATTATGAAAGGGCCAAGGCTCAGCTTGCCCGTCTTCAGAAGGGCAGTCCCGGAGCGAATTCCTGGCAGGCCTGCGCCGATGAATTCCGCAAGGTCTATGACAATAATCCTCAATGGAATCTGCGCGTTGCCGCGCTTTTTCGCAGCGGCGTGGCCCTTGAGGAAAAGGCCAGAGTAACGAAGTCCGCGGTGGACGCCCGCAAGGCGGCTTCCGTGTACGAGCAGTCGGCAAAGAAGTTTCCGTCAAGCGCGCTCGCCGACGACGCGCTTTTTCGTGCGGCCGTGGTGTACAACGAGCTTTTGAACGATCAGAAAAAGGCCCGGGTGCATCTGGAACACATTGCGCGGCGCTATTTTCGCGCCGATCACGCCAAGATAGCCGCCGTGTACCGCGAGGAGATGGACAAGAGCGGCAAGAACGCCCGAGCGCCCGCAGGTCAAAAGGAAAGCGCCAGGGAAACGACCACGGTCAGCCGACCGCCCAGCGGCGCAGGCGCGCACAGGCTTGCCGCCCAGCTCGGTCTTTCCGTGCGCACCATCATCATTGATCCGGGGCACGGCGGGCGCGATCCCGGCGCAATGCACAACGGCGTGGTGGAGCAGGACGTCAATCTCGACGTGGCGAGGCGCCTGAAGACCATTCTGGAGAAGCTCGGCTACAAGGTGCATCTCACCCGCACGGGCAACAAGTGGGTGTCGCTGTCGGAACGCGTGGATTTCAGCCGCAGAAACAAGGGCGATCTTTTCATTTCCATTCACGTGAACGCGTCGGAAAATACCGGCATCAGCGGCCTTGAGACCTACATTCTGGATTTTGCCCGCAGCAGTTCGGTGAGTCGTCTGGCCACGGTGGAAAACGCCGACAGCGGGCGTCTCGGCGACATGGACAAGATACTCACGGAAATTCTGACCGGCGCGCGCACCACGGAATCGCGTCGTCTGGCGGACCGCATACAGAAAAACACGCTGAGCTACCTGAAAAGAAACGGAGTCTCCACCCGCGACGGCGGAGTGAAGGGCGCGCCGTTTTTCGTGCTGGTGGGTTCCTCCATGCCCAGCGTGCTGGTGGAACTGGGATATTCCACCAACACGAAGGAAGCCTCGCGCCTGAAGAGCAGCAAGCACAGGCAGCGACTGGCGCAGGGGCTTGCCAACGGCATTCACGCCTATGCGCGGAGTCTGCTCGGCAAGTAG
- a CDS encoding DegQ family serine endoprotease encodes MNGILKKTALAVTGFMFLASSATAAPMLPNFVPLAKNAGPAVVNISTEREVESPVMGMFNFPGMDQFFEQFGGPFGMRPGQPAPKQKSSALGSGFIISADGYIVTNNHVVEDADKITVKLNGDKSDGLPAKIVGTDSETDLALLKVESKTPLPVLRFGDSDAMEVGDWVVAIGNPFGLSNTVTAGILSAKGRDIHAGPFDNFLQTDASINPGNSGGPLINMAGEVIGINTAISANGQGIGFAIPSSLASKVINDLREGKKVSRGWLGVTIQDVDENTAKALGLKSAGGALIGSVLDNEPADKAGLRAGDVIVKVGDTSIDSASALTRSVAGLKPDTKVDIVVMRNGKEVKTTVKLGERSSHSTTTQSSGQQSEGGDLGVSIKPLTPEDARALQLSGDVKGLLVVGVKGDGPAAEAGVRTGDVILSANLQPVTSAKELVSIVRKEGKERGAVMLQINRRGDTFFITVSLDNK; translated from the coding sequence ATGAACGGCATCCTTAAAAAAACGGCTCTCGCCGTAACGGGTTTCATGTTTCTGGCCTCTTCGGCCACGGCGGCTCCCATGCTGCCCAATTTCGTGCCGCTGGCGAAAAACGCCGGTCCGGCAGTGGTGAACATCAGCACCGAGAGGGAAGTGGAAAGCCCCGTCATGGGCATGTTCAATTTCCCCGGCATGGATCAGTTCTTTGAACAGTTCGGCGGCCCCTTCGGCATGCGTCCCGGCCAGCCCGCGCCCAAGCAGAAGAGCTCCGCGCTCGGCTCCGGCTTCATCATTTCCGCCGACGGCTACATCGTCACCAACAACCATGTGGTGGAAGACGCCGACAAGATTACCGTCAAGCTCAACGGCGACAAGTCCGACGGCCTGCCCGCGAAGATCGTGGGCACCGACTCCGAAACCGACCTTGCCCTGCTCAAGGTGGAAAGCAAGACGCCCCTGCCCGTGCTCCGCTTCGGCGATTCCGACGCCATGGAAGTGGGCGACTGGGTGGTGGCCATCGGCAACCCCTTCGGCCTGAGCAACACCGTGACGGCCGGCATTCTGAGCGCCAAGGGCCGCGACATCCACGCCGGTCCCTTCGACAACTTCCTCCAGACCGACGCCTCCATCAACCCCGGCAACAGCGGCGGCCCGCTCATCAACATGGCCGGTGAAGTCATCGGCATCAACACCGCCATTTCCGCCAACGGTCAGGGCATAGGCTTCGCCATTCCCAGCAGTCTGGCCTCCAAGGTCATCAACGATCTGCGCGAAGGCAAGAAGGTGAGCCGCGGCTGGCTCGGCGTGACCATTCAGGACGTGGATGAAAACACCGCCAAGGCTCTTGGCCTCAAGAGCGCGGGCGGCGCGCTCATCGGCTCCGTGCTCGACAACGAACCCGCCGACAAGGCCGGTCTGCGTGCGGGCGACGTGATCGTCAAGGTGGGCGACACCAGCATCGACAGCGCCTCCGCCCTGACCCGCAGCGTGGCCGGACTCAAGCCCGACACCAAGGTGGACATCGTGGTGATGCGCAACGGCAAGGAAGTGAAGACCACCGTGAAGCTCGGCGAACGTTCGTCTCACAGCACGACCACGCAGAGCTCCGGTCAGCAGAGCGAGGGCGGCGATCTCGGCGTGAGCATCAAGCCGCTTACCCCTGAAGACGCCCGGGCGCTCCAGCTCTCCGGCGACGTGAAGGGCCTGCTCGTGGTGGGCGTGAAGGGCGACGGCCCCGCGGCTGAAGCCGGCGTGCGCACCGGCGACGTCATCCTTTCCGCCAACCTCCAGCCCGTGACCAGCGCCAAGGAACTGGTGTCCATCGTGCGCAAGGAAGGCAAGGAACGCGGCGCCGTCATGCTCCAGATCAACCGTCGCGGCGATACTTTCTTCATCACCGTGTCGCTGGACAACAAATAA
- a CDS encoding zinc ribbon domain-containing protein — translation MPLYDFECKDCRHTFEELAFDDDDVISCPKCGSQNTARLVSAPSPLKTGAFPFKIGPRPAWMNDKRLNRNSPCHGNCSSCGGGAGGTGGAQ, via the coding sequence ATGCCGCTGTATGATTTTGAATGCAAAGATTGCCGGCACACGTTTGAAGAGCTGGCTTTTGACGACGATGACGTCATCAGCTGCCCGAAGTGCGGGTCGCAGAACACGGCCCGTCTTGTTTCGGCCCCCAGCCCTCTGAAAACGGGAGCCTTCCCCTTCAAGATAGGGCCGAGACCGGCCTGGATGAACGACAAAAGACTCAATCGCAACAGCCCCTGCCACGGCAACTGTTCCTCGTGCGGCGGAGGAGCGGGCGGAACGGGGGGCGCGCAGTAA
- the tilS gene encoding tRNA lysidine(34) synthetase TilS, translated as MTARALFSLKDLEACDARLALGAARFVEKELGADIRGRRLVVALSGGADSTALLTVFCALRGMLGVSLFAAHLDHGLRAESAAEAQAAGELCRRFGVPFFVKRENVGALALAQHCGVEEAGRRARYEFLEACRAATGSRWVLTAHHVGDLAEDVLMRLSRGALWPGLGGMKGLVDEPGRHVLRPLLMLEKAQLEGLLRRVGLTWQEDVSNRSRAWKRNRMRHDVVPLLLSENPSFYESVRRLWRAARRDERDWAVTGALALEERDDGLFLSDASLAALGESGRLRAMAEALRKLGGEARADTLESLEAAWERRHFPRRFSFGGGVKAELSGSGVWFHLAPGR; from the coding sequence ATGACGGCGCGTGCATTGTTTTCTCTGAAGGATCTGGAGGCGTGCGATGCGCGTCTGGCGCTCGGGGCGGCGCGTTTTGTGGAGAAGGAACTCGGCGCGGACATCCGGGGCAGGAGGCTGGTGGTGGCGCTGTCCGGCGGGGCGGACTCCACGGCGCTGCTCACGGTGTTCTGCGCGCTGCGCGGCATGCTCGGCGTATCGCTGTTTGCGGCGCATCTTGATCACGGTCTCCGGGCGGAGAGCGCGGCGGAGGCGCAGGCGGCGGGGGAGCTTTGCCGTCGGTTCGGCGTGCCGTTTTTTGTGAAGCGCGAGAATGTGGGCGCTCTGGCTCTGGCGCAGCACTGCGGCGTGGAGGAGGCCGGACGCCGGGCCCGCTACGAATTTCTGGAAGCCTGCCGCGCGGCGACGGGCTCTCGCTGGGTGCTCACGGCGCATCATGTGGGAGATCTGGCGGAAGACGTGCTCATGCGTTTGTCCCGCGGGGCGCTGTGGCCCGGGCTGGGGGGCATGAAGGGCCTTGTGGACGAGCCGGGGCGGCATGTGCTGCGCCCGCTGCTCATGCTGGAGAAGGCGCAGCTTGAAGGACTGCTGCGGCGGGTCGGACTGACGTGGCAGGAAGACGTCTCCAATCGAAGCCGCGCATGGAAGCGCAACCGCATGCGTCATGACGTGGTTCCGCTGCTGCTGTCGGAGAATCCTTCGTTTTACGAAAGCGTGCGTCGCCTCTGGAGAGCCGCCCGCCGGGACGAGCGCGACTGGGCGGTCACCGGGGCTCTGGCGCTGGAAGAGCGGGACGACGGCCTGTTTCTCTCCGACGCTTCGCTTGCCGCGCTCGGCGAATCGGGCAGACTGCGCGCCATGGCCGAGGCCCTGCGCAAACTTGGGGGAGAAGCGCGGGCCGACACGCTGGAATCGCTGGAAGCTGCGTGGGAGCGGAGACATTTTCCGCGTCGATTTTCCTTCGGCGGCGGCGTGAAGGCGGAACTTTCCGGCTCGGGCGTCTGGTTTCATCTCGCTCCGGGTCGTTGA
- a CDS encoding 5'-nucleotidase C-terminal domain-containing protein encodes MMEKRTLSVAAALFAAWLFTACAPRGETPDGQGDGLELVVLHTNDTHSFLAGMDSRGNASLDGRNSTGGLGRAAAAMKAARRNRDNVIALDAGDQFQGTLFYSVNKWPMIAEMDCVVPWDAMTLGNHEFDEGCAELSRFLKQTPVPVLAANLTPEKGCPLQGSGTLAHLVKMVRGEKVGIVGLANDEVKTLSAACGHTAFSQARDTLEREVKALEAQGVKHIVAITHLGLPEDRRLARSVNGVDVIVGGHTHSYLGPSPSDGPYPVVERAPNGAPVLVVTAGRGAKYLGELTVRFDRSGVPCSWSGSAVELSSDMPVDPAVQRLIDRYSATLTALRSEVVGSQRLSLPDGMDLCREGDCLSGMVTADAMLEYGRPHGAVAALCNGGALRAALPAGMITRGDVLSVHPFGNAVLLREYSGAQLLAALEHGVSGENARGPQLLQTAGLRYEVDGSLPAGRRVRKAEVLDAQGRATPLEPEGRYVTALADFLADGGDGYAMLKQGRAVSAPDPLVADVVENYLKTHNPLPEPRVGRLTRLR; translated from the coding sequence ATGATGGAGAAAAGAACGCTGTCGGTGGCGGCTGCGCTGTTTGCGGCATGGTTGTTCACGGCGTGCGCGCCGCGGGGCGAAACGCCGGATGGGCAAGGTGACGGACTGGAGCTTGTTGTTCTGCATACCAACGACACGCATTCGTTTCTTGCTGGCATGGACAGCCGCGGCAACGCCAGTCTGGACGGCCGGAACAGCACGGGCGGACTCGGGCGCGCGGCTGCGGCCATGAAGGCGGCGCGCCGGAACCGGGACAACGTGATTGCGCTCGACGCCGGCGATCAGTTTCAGGGCACGCTTTTTTACAGCGTGAACAAGTGGCCCATGATTGCGGAGATGGACTGCGTCGTGCCGTGGGACGCCATGACGCTTGGCAATCATGAGTTCGACGAGGGCTGTGCAGAACTTTCCCGCTTCCTGAAGCAGACGCCCGTGCCGGTGCTGGCCGCCAATCTGACGCCGGAGAAGGGGTGTCCTCTTCAGGGAAGCGGAACCTTGGCGCATCTGGTGAAAATGGTGCGCGGCGAGAAGGTGGGCATTGTTGGGCTTGCCAACGACGAGGTGAAAACGTTGTCCGCGGCCTGCGGGCACACCGCGTTTTCGCAGGCCCGGGACACGCTGGAGCGCGAAGTGAAGGCGCTGGAGGCGCAGGGCGTGAAGCACATTGTGGCCATCACGCATCTCGGCCTGCCCGAAGACCGGCGACTCGCCCGTTCGGTGAACGGCGTGGACGTGATCGTGGGCGGGCACACGCACAGCTATCTCGGTCCGTCGCCGTCCGACGGGCCGTATCCCGTGGTGGAGCGCGCGCCGAACGGCGCGCCCGTGCTGGTGGTGACGGCCGGACGCGGCGCGAAGTATCTCGGCGAGCTGACCGTGCGCTTCGACAGGAGCGGCGTTCCCTGCTCCTGGAGCGGTTCCGCCGTGGAGCTTTCTTCCGACATGCCGGTGGATCCGGCGGTGCAACGGCTCATTGACCGCTACTCCGCCACGCTGACCGCGCTGCGTTCCGAGGTCGTGGGCAGTCAGCGCCTGTCTCTGCCCGACGGCATGGATCTCTGCCGAGAAGGAGACTGCCTCAGCGGCATGGTCACGGCGGACGCCATGCTGGAATACGGGCGTCCGCACGGGGCGGTGGCGGCGCTGTGCAACGGCGGAGCGCTGCGGGCGGCGCTTCCTGCGGGAATGATTACGCGGGGCGACGTGCTTTCGGTGCATCCGTTCGGCAATGCGGTGCTGCTGCGCGAATATTCGGGCGCGCAGCTTCTGGCGGCGCTGGAGCACGGGGTGTCCGGCGAGAACGCGCGGGGGCCGCAGCTTCTGCAGACGGCCGGACTGCGTTATGAAGTGGACGGCAGTCTTCCTGCGGGGCGGCGCGTGCGGAAGGCGGAAGTGCTGGATGCTCAGGGCCGCGCAACGCCTCTTGAACCCGAAGGCCGCTACGTGACGGCGCTTGCTGATTTTCTTGCGGACGGCGGCGACGGCTACGCCATGCTGAAGCAGGGCAGAGCGGTTTCCGCGCCCGATCCGCTGGTGGCGGACGTGGTGGAGAACTATCTCAAGACGCACAACCCGCTGCCGGAGCCTCGGGTCGGACGCCTGACGCGTTTGCGCTGA
- the nhaC gene encoding Na+/H+ antiporter NhaC — METQGKKPSILWATLSLVLPVAMILYGTLVVGVRPPVLPLLGAVALAAVMALKTGYTWEDLQDGMFEALGRIQIAIAILAMVGMIIAAWLASGTIPAIIYWGLKLIAPEHFLLSAMVLCSVASVATGTSFGTMGTIGVALLGVGQALGYPAYMTVGAIVSGAYLGDKMSPVSDSTNITASVCEVPLFSHVMSMLWTTVPAFIVAGVAYTFLGSSVAAQQGASLESLNAILTGLEANFSLGPVAFLPPVLMIVLAYRRYPVLPVMLICLLVAMVIAVFEGVPFNKLATMLTSGYVSKTGITQLDPLLSRGGLMSIMPTVLLLCSGMAFGGVLERSRVLEVLLEAILKGAKSAVRLVASALAAAYLINFGTGSQMLAVIVPGRAFLDSFKKADISPLVLSRTCEDAGTIGCPLVPWSVHAFYIAGVLGVSAYDFVPYAFLNWFVPIFSLLCALTGFGIWRLDGTPVRKARAK; from the coding sequence ATGGAGACGCAAGGAAAGAAACCGTCGATTTTGTGGGCCACGCTTTCGCTCGTGCTGCCCGTGGCCATGATTCTGTACGGCACGCTGGTGGTCGGCGTGAGACCTCCCGTGCTGCCGCTGCTCGGCGCGGTGGCCCTTGCCGCGGTCATGGCTCTGAAAACGGGCTACACCTGGGAGGATCTTCAGGACGGCATGTTCGAGGCTCTCGGCCGCATTCAGATCGCCATCGCCATTCTGGCCATGGTGGGCATGATCATCGCCGCGTGGCTGGCTTCGGGCACCATTCCCGCCATCATTTACTGGGGTCTTAAACTCATCGCTCCCGAGCACTTCCTGCTTTCCGCCATGGTGCTGTGCTCCGTGGCGTCCGTGGCCACGGGCACGTCCTTCGGCACCATGGGCACCATCGGCGTCGCGCTGCTCGGCGTGGGACAGGCTCTCGGCTATCCCGCCTACATGACCGTGGGCGCCATCGTTTCCGGCGCGTACCTCGGCGACAAGATGTCTCCCGTGTCCGACTCCACTAACATCACGGCGTCGGTGTGTGAAGTGCCGCTGTTCTCGCACGTCATGTCCATGCTCTGGACCACCGTTCCCGCCTTCATCGTGGCGGGCGTCGCCTATACCTTTCTGGGCAGTTCCGTGGCCGCACAGCAGGGCGCGTCCCTGGAGAGTCTGAACGCCATCCTTACCGGCCTTGAGGCCAACTTCAGCCTCGGCCCCGTGGCCTTCCTGCCTCCCGTGCTCATGATCGTGCTGGCCTATCGCCGCTATCCGGTGCTGCCGGTCATGCTGATCTGCCTGCTTGTCGCCATGGTCATTGCCGTGTTTGAGGGCGTGCCCTTCAACAAGCTCGCCACCATGCTCACGTCCGGCTACGTGTCCAAGACCGGCATCACACAGCTCGATCCGCTGCTCTCCCGCGGCGGCCTCATGAGCATCATGCCCACGGTGCTGCTGCTCTGCTCCGGCATGGCCTTCGGCGGCGTTCTGGAGCGCTCCCGCGTGCTCGAAGTGCTGCTCGAAGCCATTCTCAAGGGCGCCAAGTCCGCCGTGCGTCTCGTGGCTTCCGCTCTCGCGGCGGCCTACCTCATCAACTTCGGCACCGGCAGCCAGATGCTGGCCGTCATCGTGCCCGGCCGTGCGTTCCTCGATTCCTTCAAAAAGGCCGACATCAGTCCGCTCGTGCTCTCCCGCACCTGCGAAGACGCCGGCACCATCGGTTGCCCGCTGGTTCCGTGGAGCGTCCACGCCTTCTACATCGCCGGCGTGCTCGGCGTGAGCGCCTACGACTTCGTGCCCTACGCCTTCCTCAACTGGTTTGTGCCCATCTTCTCCCTGCTGTGCGCCCTCACGGGCTTCGGCATCTGGAGGCTCGACGGCACGCCCGTGCGCAAGGCGCGCGCCAAATAG